One window of Triticum dicoccoides isolate Atlit2015 ecotype Zavitan chromosome 5A, WEW_v2.0, whole genome shotgun sequence genomic DNA carries:
- the LOC119301041 gene encoding WRKY transcription factor 44-like: MRPAGAASASTAGEDGNERVLSYGDVVLLRSDLSILRGPHFLNDRIIAFYLAHLSAAFEGDDDGDLLLLPPSIPYLLSNLPDPESVAAVAEPLRLASRSLVLLPVNDNPDASVAEGGSHWTLLVLDATNGASRPRFVHHDSLGVLNFDAARQLAAVLRPLLPVAANGAPLVKGPTPMQANGHDCGVYVIALARAICNWWKDRRGQQQEGGADWFDTVRKEVDAESVKAMRAELLHLIARLIQDEDEKKNKAVVVFPYRQEYMFQIYDTLQSETCRHKWKMQSQEKITPVKPVASRPFSSFTSFSKLLKDFTATGSAKITSPGETVIVRRPKVTRFAPPPSDLSAGVAASMLQDAGLDTTREKMVIDPEQVVSCDQMTTFHDINKPIHSVKTRLSYDGYNWRKYGQKQVKGSEFPRSYYKCTHPTCPVKRKVETTVDGQIAEIVYNGEHNHPQPHPPKKPASSASTEVVVPDAHGSNDAGAESQLGGCNLALVSDPVAAAFKSSCYYVDEFGNTSPVYHWNTSRKEKQSSIANGLTSGEAAPAFQSPTECGSSGDAAFRWRKYGQKAVNGNSFPRSYYRCSTARCNARKFVERSSDNSLVTTYEGKHNHVQLQ, translated from the exons atgcgtcccgCCGGtgcggcctccgcctccaccgccggcgAGGATGGGAACGAGCGCGTGCTGAGCTACGGCGACGTCGTGCTCCTCCGCTCCGACCTTTCCATCCTCCGTGGTCCCCACTtcctcaacgaccgcatcatcgccTTCTACCTCGCCCACCTCTCCGCGGCCTTcgagggcgacgacgacggcgacctcctcctcctgccgCCCTCCATACCCTACCTCCTGTCGAATCTCCCGGACCCGGAATCCGTCGCTGCCGTCGCTGAGCCGCTCCGCCTTGCCTCCCGCAGCCTCGTCCTCCTCCCTGTCAACGACAACCCCGATGCCTCGGTCGCCGAAGGCGGCTCCCACTGGACCCTCCTCGTCCTCGACGCCACAAACGGCGCCTCCCGCCCGCGCTTCGTCCACCACGACAGCCTCGGCGTCCTCAACTTCGACGCCGCGCGCCAGCTCGCCGCCGTGCTCCGCCCGCTGCTCCCCGTTGCCGCCAACGGGGCCCCGCTCGTCAAGGGGCCTACCCCGATGCAGGCCAACGGGCACGACTGCGGCGTCTACGTCATTGCATTGGCCAGGGCTATCTGTAACTGGTGGAAGGACCGTCGAGGGCAGCAGCAGGAGGGTGGAGCAGATTGGTTCGACACGGTGAGGAAGGAGGTGGACGCCGAAAGCGTCAAGGCAATGAGGGCCGAGCTGCTGCACCTGATCGCTCGCCTCATCCAAGACGAGGATGAGAAGAAGAACAAGGCCG TTGTAGT TTTCCCTTACAGGCAAGAGTACATGTTCCAGATCTATGATACTCTACAAAGCGAAACATGCAGACA CAAG TGGAAGATGCAAAGTCAAGAGAAGATAACACCTGTGAAGCCTGTAGCCTCCAGGCCTTTCTCCAGTTTCACTTCCTTCTCGAAGCTCTTGAAAGACTTCACTGCGACTGGTTCTGCGAAGATCACCTCTCCAGGAGAGACTGTTATAGTTAGGCGGCCGAAGGTAACACGTTTCGCACCGCCACCAAGTGATCTATCTGCAGGAGTTGCTGCAAGCATG TTACAGGATGCTGGTTTAGATACCACACGTGAGAAAATGGTCATCGATCCAGAACAAGTAGTCTCCTGTGACCAGATGACGACATTCCACGATATCAACAAACCAATTCACAGTGTGAAAACCCGTCTGTCCTATGATGGCTACAATTGGAGGAAGTATGGGCAGAAGCAAGTGAAAGGGAGCGAGTTCCCGCGGAGCTACTACAAGTGCACTCACCCAACCTGCCCTGTCAAGAGGAAAGTGGAGACAACAGTAGATGGCCAAATTGCGGAAATTGTGTACAACGGTGAACACAACCATCCCCAGCCCCATCCACCAAAAAAGCCAGCGTCATCGGCAAGTACAGAAGTTGTGGTCCCTGACGCCCATGGCAGCAATGATGCTGGAGCAGAAAGCCAGCTAGGAGGGTGCAACCTCGCTCTTGTTTCAGATCCTGTTGCCGCCGCATTCAAAAGCAGCTGTTATTACGTCGATGAATTTGGAAACACTAGTCCGGTCTATCACTGGAACACAAG CCGAAAGGAGAAGCAATCAAGCATCGCAAATGGCCTGACttctggtgaggctgcccctgcaTTCCAGTCTCCAACGGAATGCGGGTCGTCTGGGGATGCAGCATTCCGTTGGCGCAAGTATGGTCAGAAGGCTGTTAATGGTAATTCATTTCCAAG GAGCTACTACAGATGCAGCACAGCGAGATGCAACGCACGCAAGTTTGTGGAGCGTTCATCGGACAATTCGCTGGTAACCACATATGAGGGAAAGCACAACCATGTGCAACTTCAATGA
- the LOC119301040 gene encoding protein TONNEAU 1b-like, giving the protein MDDYAREMMELKTLVTRTLEKKGVLAKIRAELRASVFEAIEEEDRVIEENEDGGNPALLGSCNDRAKQLHASPSGRLLTALIGEYLEWAQLSHTMKVYLPECNLPKDFWKNELKDFSNKNGAEGSRSAESGPMLLDVLEGYLKYENLSQTRMAGRRMINSEPEPTLNTEHRNMRRPPSSSSIAGMPPMGRQMPPSQTSDRRGGSSASNTRKDEYNWGYDADDLSEEVLRTSTALENIQLDRKARNLTTSWRHPGSGAE; this is encoded by the exons ATGGACGACTACGCGCGGGAGATGATGGAGCTCAAGACGCTCGTCACCCGCACCCTCGAGAAGAAGGGCGTCCTCGCCAAGATTAGG GCTGAACTGAGAGCAAGTGTGTTTGAGGCTATAGAAGAGGAGGACCGTGTGATAGAGGAGAACGAAGATGGCGGGAATCCTGCTTTGCTTGGTAGCTGCAACGACCGTGCTAAGCAGCTGCATGCTTCACCGTCAG GTAGGTTATTAACAGCACTTATAGGTGAATACTTGGAGTGGGCCCAGCTAAGTCACACGATGAAAGTTTATTTGCCAGAATGTAATCTG CCCAAGGATTTTTGGAAGAATGAGCTAAAGGATTTCTCTAACAAAAATGGAGCTGAAGGGAGCAGGAGCGCTGAGAGTGGTCCCATGCTTCTAGATGTTCTTGAAGGATATCTCAAATATGAG AATTTGTCTCAAACGAGGATGGCTGGTAGGAGAATGATCAATTCTGAACCTGAGCCAACATTGAATACTGAGCATCGGAACATGAGGAGGccaccatcttcatcttcaatcGCTGGCATGCCTCCTATGGGAAG GCAAATGCCACCTTCGCAGACATCAG ACCGAAGAGGGGGCTCTTCCGCTTCCAATACAAGGAAAGATGAGTACAACTGGGGATATGATGCTGATGATCTCTCGGAGGAAGTATTGCGTACATCCACTGCTCTAGAGAACATCCAGTTAGACCGGAAAGCCCGAAACCTGACGACATCTTGGAG GCATCCAGGCAGTGGTGCCGAGTAG